The sequence below is a genomic window from Sphingobacterium sp. ML3W.
ACTGGATATTGTATTAATAATATCAATACCGGCATTTATTTTTTTCGCATGGTTAAGATCTCCAAACGGCACACCATCAACCATGGTAATGCATGTAGGTTTTACTTCACCATCACCAAGATTTATATCAAAAAACTTAAACCTTACTAACTTAAAATGCTTCGCTACTAACTCTTCGATTATTTTAGCTTTATCTCTTTCAAAAAATCCGATTAGGGTTAATCTCCTTTGAATTTCAGCTACCTCCTGACCCCATAAAATTCCTTCGCTATTGATTTCTTCCTTACGTGCCAAAGCTTTAATTCTAACCTCACCGGACATGGATTTCCGTCTTAAGCTCTCAAGATCAGCGTTAATTAATGCTTTTTTAACCCTAAGATCCTGTATTACTTTATTAACTGATTCATCAGTTATAACCTCAAGCTGTTTCAATTTTAATGATGAAATTTCATCACTATTTGCTCTATAAATCTTATCCACAAATACACGCTCCTCAGTTGTTGTAATTTTCACTGATTCGAGATCTGGATCTGGCATATCTAACAATCTCGATTCTATTTCATTTTTTTCAACAACTATTTCATCTCGTCTATCAGATAATTGCTTCTTATAGATATCATGCAAATCTGTAAGTTCTTTTATTTCAGATTCTGATTTCTCCTTTAATTCTTTTAAAGTCTTTCCTTTCTGCTCTATAGCATCTAAATCGGTATTCATAACTTTATAAAAAGAAACCCGCATTTCTTCTCGCTTCTCTTTAACTTTATTTGGATCAGAAGGTAATTCACCACAATACTTACAGATAAATGAATTGTCATTTACATCAAATTTTTGAGAATTTTTATCATCAAACTGTTCGACTAATAAAAGTAAATCAGCGGAGATTTTTTCAACTTCCCTATTTAACAAATTAACTTTTCCTGGAGTAGATTCTGCTGAAACAATTTCAGCATCAAGCTTTGTTAATTTTAAGTTGATCTCAGATAATTCCTTATTTAAATTATCCCATTCAGATCTTGCCCCCATCAGTGCTTTTTCATAAGCCAGTTTGTGAGTATTCAAAATCGTGAGATTCTCTAATTCCTTTTCATGAATTTGATTGATAAGATTTTTTTTAGCATCATTTTTAGCATTATCTACTGTATTACTATCCAAGATCTTATCTTCCAACTCTTTATATTTAGTCTCATTGAATTTAATTTCAACAGACAATGCTTCTGTATCAAATTCCTCAGGAATATTATGAAGAGCCTCCTCAATACGTACCGAAATTCTATTAATGTCTTTTTGAACCTCAGCTTTACGATTTTTGAGTTTAGATTTTAAACCATTTAGCGTAATGAGATTTATCTCATCAATAAGTTCATTATATTTACTTTTACTTTTAGCTATATCTTCATCAGACTTTGTTCCGCAAATAGCCTCAATATACTTTCTGCGTATTTCTTGATCTAATGAATTGAAATGAAATGGATCAGTAATCATTTTAAAAGTCTCTTCGGAAATAATACTTCCAATCTCAGATTTATACTCCCCTGCTTTTCTAACAAGATCATTTATTCTGTAGATATTAGTGTGACCGACCAATCGATCCACACCATCTTCCGTTTTCCAATTTTCTACCTGAGAATGAAATGTTTTTAACTGTTTACCATTATTATCAAATTCACCCTCAACTGATGCAGAAGCATTTTTAATCGACACACCATCTTTGTTTAAATGCTTCTTAGTAAAATCACTGTTGTTTTCAGCATTTTTGTCCTCAAGCATAAATTTATACCCATGGATTAATGTTGTTTTCCCAGTTCCATTAGCACCGTAAACGTTTGTAATTTTTGGACCGAATTCAATTTTTCTATTCTCAAACCCCATAAAGTTTGCGAACTGTAACCAGTTTAATGTTAATTTTTGCATGCTATATATATAATAAAGTTTAGTATAACTAATCCATTTGTTTAAAAAAACTTCCTCGCCATTTTTAGAAATACAGTTCTCTCTACCCTTACTAATTCAGGTTGAACCAAAAAATAAAGAGAAACAATTTTTAATAAGGTTGAAATGACGAATAGCATTAATCCCACCAATAATAGTGGACTGATCAATATGAAAACTACTTTTTTCATCTGGCTATAATTATTTGTTATAAAATTAGTTTTGGCTAAAAAAACCAATCCCTTACCTTAATTGTGGAGATAACTGGAATCGAACCAGTCCACATGGATTTTCAGTCCACCGCTCTACCAACTGAGCTATATCTCCAAATTTCCTTCATAATAAACCGTGGAGAAACGGAGAGAATCCCCACGGCAGCCATTATTAACCTAAATTATGAAAAGAGAAAAAGGGCACGGAATCGAACCGCGATCTTGTGGTCTTAACAACATGTAATACCATTATACTATCCCTATTTATTCACCGCTCCTTACGTAGGATTAATCTTCTCGAAAACGGGGAGTACTTTTAAAATATTCATTAACATAATGAGGTGATTCAATACCTTGCTCATTTATTAATCCAACACTTTCTTTTAAAATCAGATCACTTTGATCAGAAGGATTCTCCTTCAATAAAAATGATAATGCATTTATTATTGTCACTCTAGTAACCTTAATTCCTGAAATTCTTGTTACACGATCTGCCAACATATTATATGCACCGTAGTAGCTTAAATTCGACAAAACCCAGTTTTGCACTAGACAACGCGGTACTTTTTCAAAAGAAATGTCCATAATTTCAAATTTTAAGCTTACATTTGCTCCATTAAATGTAAACTATATTGTTAATCCTTTAAACTTGTTATACAAAGGTAATTGAATAGTTTACATTATCAAAACAAAAGTTTACAAAAACGCAACCACAATATGGAAAATACTGATTATCAAATAGATAATTTTTCAAATAAAATTGCTGACAACCTAAATGTTCTAATAAATTCATTTTTTGATGGACAAGCGAAGAAATTAGCAGAAAAATTAAATGTTTCAAAATCGACTATGTCACACCTCACCTCTGCGCATAGACTTCCAAAATTTCATGATGTTATTAAGTTATATCAGTTGGGTATATCGGCTGATTTTCTAATAGGTGGAAAAGGCCCACAATTATTATTTGGATCTGATAATCTTGAAGAGGCGCAGATTGCCTACTCTAATAGTTTTGATATTGAAATTAAAGACGACAAGATGGCTACAACGTTAAATCACAGTTCTATAGCCACATTTAAAACAATTGAAAATCATGACCTAGATGTTGGAGGAATCTATTATGTAAAAAGACAATTAGGTTCACCATTTATCGCTAGATTAACCGGACAAAATCAATGGGTCTTTGATAATTCAAACTATAAGGAATTTGAATATATGGTTAGTGAAGCCGATCAAGTTGCAAAATTAATAAAGGCAGTAAACTATCATTTCCCAACAAAATGAATTTAAATAAAGCAAATATTTTTAAAGAAATTGGTTCTAGGCTTAGAAAAGCCCGGGAGATGAAAGACATGACAGCCACAGAAGTTGCTGCTAAAATAGGTCTTCAAAAAACGGCATTCTCGCACTTTGAAAACGGCACTAACATGCCAAAACTCTGGATATTTTTACAATTATGTGCAATTTATGAAGTCAATCCCTCATATATATTGTGCTTGGATGATACATCTACAATAAGTAAACAAAAAATAGAAAAACTATTTAAAATATAGTGGGTGCAAAACTGGGTGCAGAGCTGAAACTAGAAGTATAAATTATATAGATTAAGAGTCTTTAAGAAGGTTTTTTGTTAAAAGGTTAAAGTCCCAGCTGGATCACAAAAAAGCTTCACAGAAATGTGAGGCTTTTTTTGTATCTTCTGGATTCGAAAGAAGCGTTGGGATGGGTTCGACCATTCTCATTGCGGATATGTGTTCGGGATATGAGCGACGTAATAAATCCCAGCTGGATTACAAAATAAAAAGCTAATCGCAAGATTAGCTTTTCTTGTTTTAAAGCCCTACAGCGGTTTTGCTGTAAGGCTCTAGTTATTTTTCTGTAAAGCTCATTTTGCTTTTGATCAAATGTTAATCCCGTTTCAAAACTTCTCTCACTTCAATGTTTCCTCCTACCTGGTCAAAAATCGGATTGCCTTTTGCGATTTCTACCGCTTCATCAATGGTATCGGCTTTTATCAGAACGTATCCGCTGATAAATTCTTTGATTTCGGTGCAAGCACCATCTGTTACTACGTTGTTGGGTTTTACGGTTTTGGCACTTCCTACATTTGGTAGAAACGTGTTGCCTTTGTCAGTTAATTTGTTTTGTGAAGCAATTCCTGCTAACCAATTCATACGTTCCTGCATTTGCTCGGGCGAGGGTCTGAAATCGGAAATGTCTTTTAATCTGAAAATTAATGCAAATTCTTTCATTGTCTAAAAAATTTAATTGTTTCTAACAAGACAATTCCAAATGTTGTAACGTGACAAAAGAAAAAAAGGATTTTAAATTTTCAACAGTTTATCTGGGTCAACTACAGAAAAAATACTGGTGACTTTTCCGTCCGGGTTTAACTCAAATATCTGACAGTTTATCAAGGTTGTACCTCGGTAAAACAGTAATGCAGGTTGATGGTTGATTTCTTCGATTTTTATTTCAAGGTCTTTTTGATAGTATTCAAACACATACGTCATCAGCTTAACTGTGTCTTCAATTCCCGAAGTTAATTGAGCAATGACTTTTAATTTGCTTCCAGCGTCAGCCAAAACCCTGACCTCATCAGATAGCATTTGTTCCAAAGTTTTGACGTCACCCTTACGGATTGTTTCCACATATTTCTCTAAATGTAATCTATCTTTTGTGGACGATGGAAGGATGTCGGGCTTCCGCAACTTCAATTTCTTTTTAGCCCTTGTGAGTAGTTGGCGGGAATTGTCTATAGAAATGGTTAATATTTCCGCTATTTCATCGTGATCGTAATCGAACGCTTCTTTTAGCAGAAACACGGCTCTTTCTTTTATATTCAAAGTGTCAAGTAAAACCAACATTGAATAGTTGAGTATCTCGTCTAATTCAATGTTGTTTTCGCCTTGATTGGTAACGATTGGTTCAGGTAATATGAATTTTTTTTGCCTTTCTCTGTCGTTTTTCTTTTTTAGATTTATAGCCTGGTTAATTACGGCTTTTATCAGATACGCATTTTGATTGGAAATTGAACTGACATCTTTTTCATTATAACGTATAAAAACATCCTGAATGATGTCTTGGCTATCGTCAATATTCCCCAAGATGTTGTAAGCATAAGGAAATAGTTTTTTGTTAAATTGTTTCAAATCGTCCATTTTTTTGATTTTAGAGTTAGACAATGTCGAAGATAAGAATGTGACAAGTTTTGAAAAATTCTTTCCTTTTACTGTTCTTAAACATTTACAAACAGTTATCCCTCCTTATAAAGGCGCATTCTCCCGCTTTTATAATTGTCTTTTTGTTCCTGTCCAGAATTACCTGTTCACCTGAATAGAGATAAAGTAACTCATTATTTACCTATGTTATCAATGGCTAAAGTTACTCATTTCTCCATCGTCATGCATTTCTTGATAACGATTTAACAAAACAGTCCTAACTATATTTGAAAAACCACATTATGAAAAGTATTAAAAACTTAAGGAGGTGATTTCAATTTTTGAAGACGATGCAGAGAAATTCTTTGAAAGCGAGGTAACCGCTTGGAAGAACCCTTGATTTCAGCCTTGTCCCCCGATCATAAAGTTGATCGTACCAAAATCTGTGATGAGAACCTACTTTTAAACTGATCTAAGCTCGTTGCGGCATAGTTCTAAATTTCAAAACTGTGAAATCGAAAATGTAATCAAATGAAAATCAATGTGATTAATATTTTTTTGTATTTTAGTAGTTGAGGAAATAACTCATACATACAAAATGCCGTTGTGATAATTTGAGATTTGATTGTAACCTGATTAAAACATAACATCTCTATAAATTGAAAAAAATGATAACAAAAAACGATATCCTAACTCTTGAAAACCAGCTTTACGAAGCTATGAAAAGTAGTAACTTACAAATACTCGATAAACTATTGCACAATGATTTACTTTTCATCGTCCCAAGTGGTGAAACCATTACCAAAGAAATGGATTTAGAAACCTATCGTAATGGCAATCTAAAAATAGTTGAACTTATTCCAACAGTTGAACAGTTAAATATTATAGATGATTTAGCAGTTATTACGTTGAAAATGAAATTAAAAGGGAATTATAACAGTCAGCCATTTGAAGCCCAATATAGATATATTCGCTTTTGGAAAAATTTCTCCGATGGAATAAAAGTTGTAGGCGGAAGCGGTATTTCGATTTAATTCATCTTCAATAATCTGCTTACTGTTATTTTATTGCTCCTACTTAGCGGTATTTATTTTCTGGCATTTTATAAGGTAGAAAGGATAATTTTCGGCTACTTCTGTAATTTCAAATAGTCCTGTCTTACCAAATTCCTCTTGTATTGTTTCCTTATCATAAAAGAACATTTTAACACCACCAAACATTTCAAAACGATCTTTGCTAATTTGTTTACCTTGTCCATAAGTTTGCGCTTTTTTGGTAATGGTGGTAAAAACCATATAACCGTTTTCTGCTAATTGATTGTAGCAATCAGAAATAAGTTTCGCTCTTTCATTGTAGTCTAATAAGTGAATTAAAGCGTAACAAAAAATACCGTCATATTGGTTGTTGTCAAAAGGCATATCAGATACAGAACCGTGATGAATTATCATTTCTGTTCCGTAATGTTTCCATGCTAACTCAATTGCCGTTTTCGAAATTTCGATTCCCGTCACTTCAATTCCATTCTCTCTGAAAATTTGTGCATTACGTCCGTAACCGATACCCGCAATGAGTATATTTGTCACTCCATTCTTTACAAAGAAATCTTTGGTCAATACAGCAGATATAGCGGGTTCAAAGCCCCACATTTCTTGTTTATCCTTAAATGCTTCTTCCCAAAATTCTGC
It includes:
- a CDS encoding nuclear transport factor 2 family protein yields the protein MITKNDILTLENQLYEAMKSSNLQILDKLLHNDLLFIVPSGETITKEMDLETYRNGNLKIVELIPTVEQLNIIDDLAVITLKMKLKGNYNSQPFEAQYRYIRFWKNFSDGIKVVGGSGISI
- a CDS encoding sigma-70 family RNA polymerase sigma factor produces the protein MDDLKQFNKKLFPYAYNILGNIDDSQDIIQDVFIRYNEKDVSSISNQNAYLIKAVINQAINLKKKNDRERQKKFILPEPIVTNQGENNIELDEILNYSMLVLLDTLNIKERAVFLLKEAFDYDHDEIAEILTISIDNSRQLLTRAKKKLKLRKPDILPSSTKDRLHLEKYVETIRKGDVKTLEQMLSDEVRVLADAGSKLKVIAQLTSGIEDTVKLMTYVFEYYQKDLEIKIEEINHQPALLFYRGTTLINCQIFELNPDGKVTSIFSVVDPDKLLKI
- a CDS encoding helix-turn-helix domain-containing protein produces the protein MENTDYQIDNFSNKIADNLNVLINSFFDGQAKKLAEKLNVSKSTMSHLTSAHRLPKFHDVIKLYQLGISADFLIGGKGPQLLFGSDNLEEAQIAYSNSFDIEIKDDKMATTLNHSSIATFKTIENHDLDVGGIYYVKRQLGSPFIARLTGQNQWVFDNSNYKEFEYMVSEADQVAKLIKAVNYHFPTK
- a CDS encoding YciI family protein gives rise to the protein MKEFALIFRLKDISDFRPSPEQMQERMNWLAGIASQNKLTDKGNTFLPNVGSAKTVKPNNVVTDGACTEIKEFISGYVLIKADTIDEAVEIAKGNPIFDQVGGNIEVREVLKRD
- a CDS encoding helix-turn-helix domain-containing protein, which translates into the protein MNLNKANIFKEIGSRLRKAREMKDMTATEVAAKIGLQKTAFSHFENGTNMPKLWIFLQLCAIYEVNPSYILCLDDTSTISKQKIEKLFKI
- a CDS encoding class I SAM-dependent methyltransferase; translated protein: MAEFWEEAFKDKQEMWGFEPAISAVLTKDFFVKNGVTNILIAGIGYGRNAQIFRENGIEVTGIEISKTAIELAWKHYGTEMIIHHGSVSDMPFDNNQYDGIFCYALIHLLDYNERAKLISDCYNQLAENGYMVFTTITKKAQTYGQGKQISKDRFEMFGGVKMFFYDKETIQEEFGKTGLFEITEVAENYPFYLIKCQKINTAK